A portion of the Krasilnikovia cinnamomea genome contains these proteins:
- a CDS encoding F0F1 ATP synthase subunit gamma, with protein sequence MAGQVQALRRRIRTVRSTKKIAKAQELVATSRIARAQERVAAAKPYSEAITQVLTALASNASVDNPLLVPRERVRRAGVLLITSDRGLAGAYNANAIRTCEQLISRLRADGKDVALYVIGRKGVGYYRFRNRPIAASWTGFSERPSFEDARRVGESLLEAFVAGADDGEGHHGPDGIQGVDELHIVGTRFQSLMTQVAEPHFLAPMQVEDREREPGLRAAYEFEPEAEELLDALLPKYLNTRIYAALLDSAASESASRRRAMKSASDNADDLLKRYTREMNSARQAAITQEISEIVGGANALAAAGSDV encoded by the coding sequence ATGGCCGGTCAGGTACAGGCCCTGCGGCGGCGCATCCGCACCGTCCGGTCGACCAAGAAGATCGCCAAGGCGCAGGAGCTGGTGGCGACCAGCCGCATCGCCCGGGCGCAGGAGCGGGTGGCCGCGGCCAAGCCGTACTCGGAGGCGATCACCCAGGTGCTGACGGCGCTGGCGTCCAACGCCAGCGTCGACAACCCGCTGCTCGTTCCGCGCGAGCGGGTGCGCCGGGCCGGTGTCCTGCTCATCACGAGCGACCGCGGCCTGGCCGGCGCGTACAACGCCAACGCGATCCGTACGTGTGAGCAGCTGATCTCGCGGCTGCGCGCGGACGGCAAGGACGTCGCGCTGTACGTGATCGGCCGCAAGGGTGTCGGCTACTACCGGTTCCGCAACCGGCCGATCGCCGCGAGCTGGACCGGCTTCTCGGAGCGGCCTAGCTTCGAGGACGCCCGGCGCGTCGGTGAGTCCCTGCTGGAGGCGTTCGTCGCCGGCGCGGACGACGGTGAGGGGCACCACGGGCCGGACGGCATCCAGGGCGTCGACGAGCTGCACATCGTCGGCACCCGGTTCCAGTCGCTCATGACCCAGGTCGCGGAGCCGCACTTCCTCGCGCCGATGCAGGTCGAGGACCGCGAGCGTGAGCCGGGCCTGCGGGCGGCGTACGAGTTCGAGCCCGAGGCCGAGGAACTGCTCGACGCGCTGCTGCCGAAGTACCTCAACACGCGGATCTACGCGGCGTTGCTGGACTCGGCGGCCAGCGAGTCGGCCTCGCGGCGGCGGGCGATGAAAAGCGCGTCCGACAACGCGGACGACCTGCTCAAGCGGTACACGCGCGAGATGAACTCCGCGCGGCAGGCTGCGATCACCCAGGAAATCAGTGAGATCGTCGGCGGCGCCAACGCGCTGGCCGCGGCGGGAAGTGATGTGTGA
- a CDS encoding ATP synthase F0 subunit C → MVLAEVVGSTAAIGYGLAAIGPGIGVGLVFSAYIQSTARQPESSRLTLPYVWIGFAVVEALALLGIAFGFIWQGQL, encoded by the coding sequence ATGGTTCTCGCCGAAGTTGTTGGTAGCACCGCGGCCATCGGTTACGGCCTCGCGGCCATCGGCCCCGGCATCGGTGTCGGCCTGGTGTTCTCGGCCTACATCCAGTCGACCGCCCGCCAGCCGGAGTCGTCGCGTCTGACCCTGCCGTACGTCTGGATCGGCTTCGCCGTCGTCGAGGCGCTGGCGCTGCTGGGCATCGCGTTCGGCTTCATCTGGCAGGGCCAGCTCTGA
- a CDS encoding F0F1 ATP synthase subunit B yields the protein MNLAAAVEHNPIIPFWQEVVIGTIAFGLLCFVLMKFVFPQMEKTFAARVDAIEGGIKRAESAQAEANALLEQYRAQLGEARTEAARIRDEARADAEAIRQDVLAKAREESDRIIATGHEQLAAQREAIVRDLRSEVGTLAVDLAGRIVGESLADEARARGTVDRFIAELDAAGSAGGR from the coding sequence TTGAATCTGGCCGCTGCGGTCGAGCACAACCCGATCATCCCGTTCTGGCAGGAAGTCGTCATCGGGACGATCGCGTTCGGGCTGCTCTGCTTCGTGCTGATGAAGTTCGTCTTCCCGCAGATGGAGAAGACGTTCGCGGCGCGGGTGGACGCGATCGAGGGCGGGATCAAGCGCGCCGAATCCGCCCAGGCGGAGGCCAACGCGCTGCTCGAGCAGTACCGGGCGCAGCTCGGTGAGGCACGCACGGAGGCCGCTCGCATCCGCGACGAGGCACGGGCCGACGCCGAGGCGATCCGTCAGGACGTCCTGGCCAAGGCGCGGGAGGAGTCCGACCGGATCATCGCGACCGGCCACGAGCAGCTCGCGGCCCAGCGTGAGGCCATCGTGCGGGACCTGCGTTCCGAGGTCGGCACGCTGGCGGTCGATCTGGCCGGCCGGATTGTGGGCGAGTCCCTCGCCGACGAGGCCCGGGCGCGCGGCACGGTGGACCGGTTCATCGCCGAGCTCGACGCGGCCGGCTCCGCGGGCGGGCGCTGA
- a CDS encoding F0F1 ATP synthase subunit delta, producing the protein MMSSVTRESYAEATDKLATTTTKATAAQLATVADEILSVARLLRAEPRLRRALTDPSRSAGDRADLLGSLLAGKVDAVTADVLTALVRGRWSAPNELWDATERLGVDALLSSAQRADELAEVEDELFRFGQVVAANPALAVTLGDPGAPLERRVKLVQDLLKGKVRVATGKLVEVALEGFGGRSFEASLSRLVELTAAKRDHEVAYVTVAKVLSDAEEQRLASTLSDKYGRQVSLKVEVDPSVIGGVSVRVGSDLYDGTILRRLNAARQAFAK; encoded by the coding sequence CTGATGTCGAGCGTGACCCGCGAGTCGTACGCGGAGGCGACCGACAAGCTCGCCACCACCACGACCAAGGCCACGGCCGCGCAGCTCGCCACGGTCGCCGACGAGATCCTGTCGGTGGCCCGGCTGCTGCGGGCCGAGCCCCGGCTGCGGCGGGCCCTGACGGACCCGTCGCGCTCCGCGGGCGACCGGGCGGATCTGCTGGGCTCGCTGCTCGCGGGCAAGGTCGACGCCGTCACGGCGGACGTGCTCACCGCACTGGTCCGGGGCCGCTGGTCGGCGCCGAACGAGCTGTGGGACGCGACCGAGCGCCTCGGCGTGGACGCGCTGCTCAGCTCCGCGCAGCGCGCCGACGAGCTGGCCGAGGTGGAGGACGAGCTGTTCCGCTTCGGGCAGGTCGTGGCGGCCAACCCCGCCCTGGCGGTCACTCTCGGTGACCCCGGTGCCCCGCTCGAACGCCGGGTTAAGCTGGTCCAGGACCTGCTCAAGGGCAAGGTCCGGGTGGCCACGGGCAAGCTGGTCGAGGTGGCCCTCGAAGGATTCGGCGGCCGCAGCTTCGAAGCGTCACTGAGCCGGCTGGTCGAGCTGACCGCGGCGAAGCGGGACCACGAGGTCGCGTACGTGACGGTGGCGAAGGTCCTCAGCGACGCCGAGGAGCAGCGACTGGCCAGCACCCTGTCCGACAAGTACGGCCGGCAGGTCTCGCTGAAGGTCGAGGTGGATCCGTCCGTCATCGGCGGTGTCAGCGTGCGGGTCGGCTCCGACCTCTACGACGGCACGATCCTGCGGCGGCTCAACGCGGCGCGGCAGGCGTTCGCTAAATAG
- the atpB gene encoding F0F1 ATP synthase subunit A, protein MIGQSIVLAGEVPFPPSVEDFYPPSILPWGAHSVWFTKITFLVWLTTAAIIVFFLASYRKPKLVPTKKQWLAESVYGFVRNNISVEMIGPAGVRFAPYLTTLFCFILLNNFWGIVPFVQISPNSHIAFPAFLAVISYVMFIVVGIRHHGFAKYFKTALMPPAPWFILPLLIPIEFFSTFLVRPFSLAVRLFANMFAGHMLLLVFTLGGFAMINANAWFAPFAVVSWTMTIALTFLEFLVIVLQAYVFTVLTASYVQGALADEH, encoded by the coding sequence GTGATCGGTCAGTCGATCGTCCTCGCCGGGGAAGTTCCGTTCCCGCCGAGCGTGGAGGACTTCTATCCGCCGAGCATCCTGCCGTGGGGCGCGCACTCGGTCTGGTTTACGAAGATCACGTTCCTGGTGTGGCTCACCACCGCGGCGATCATCGTGTTCTTCCTGGCCTCCTACCGGAAGCCGAAGCTGGTTCCCACCAAGAAGCAGTGGCTCGCCGAGAGCGTTTACGGCTTCGTGCGGAACAACATCTCGGTGGAGATGATCGGCCCGGCGGGTGTGCGCTTCGCGCCGTACCTGACGACGCTTTTCTGCTTCATCCTGCTGAACAACTTCTGGGGCATCGTTCCCTTCGTCCAGATCTCCCCGAACTCGCACATCGCCTTCCCGGCTTTCCTCGCGGTGATCAGCTACGTGATGTTCATCGTGGTCGGCATCCGGCACCACGGCTTCGCGAAGTACTTCAAGACGGCTCTGATGCCGCCCGCGCCGTGGTTCATCCTGCCGTTGCTGATTCCGATCGAGTTCTTCTCGACGTTCCTGGTGCGCCCGTTCTCGCTGGCGGTCCGGCTCTTCGCGAACATGTTCGCGGGTCACATGCTGCTGCTGGTGTTCACGCTCGGCGGCTTCGCGATGATCAACGCGAACGCCTGGTTCGCGCCGTTCGCGGTCGTGTCCTGGACGATGACCATCGCCCTGACCTTCCTGGAATTCCTGGTCATCGTGCTCCAGGCCTATGTGTTCACGGTGCTGACCGCGAGCTATGTGCAGGGCGCACTCGCCGACGAGCACTGA
- a CDS encoding AtpZ/AtpI family protein — MTALSYLLAGMLVWGGIGWLVDHWVGTRGIFAGIGCVVGIGGGVYLIVRRLGA, encoded by the coding sequence ATGACGGCGCTCAGTTATCTCCTTGCGGGCATGTTGGTGTGGGGCGGGATCGGTTGGCTGGTCGACCACTGGGTCGGGACCAGGGGCATATTCGCCGGCATCGGCTGTGTCGTTGGGATCGGCGGCGGTGTCTACCTCATCGTGCGCCGCCTGGGCGCCTGA
- a CDS encoding LCP family protein — protein sequence MVVSGGLLVSGQVLYARYAGAVNQQSLFGNKPPGAAPRKVNIKGPLNILLVGIDPRDANTAPLSDSIIVAHIPAGLKEAYLFSIPRDLLVEIPPFAKTGFNGGTAKINSAMSYGSSVGNGKHDVAQGFELLAKTVGRLTGIQEFDAGAIINFGGFKKIVEAMGGVTMTIDQDIKSEHLQPDGKPRPRYPSCANNQCAHPYYGPQAQYPKGTHHLEAWQALDVVRQRYGLKRGDYDRQINQQKFIKAMAKQALSQKVVTNPAKLDGILRAAGESLIFDGQGHNVVDWGLALRGVNSENMTLVRLPGHSVFSGTGKNRDYQGEALDPSAQEFFAAVRDDTITTFMVNHPEFINRNS from the coding sequence ATGGTGGTCAGCGGCGGTCTGCTGGTGAGCGGCCAGGTGCTCTACGCCCGGTACGCGGGGGCGGTGAACCAGCAGTCCCTCTTCGGCAACAAGCCGCCCGGCGCGGCGCCGAGGAAGGTCAACATCAAGGGCCCGCTGAACATCCTGCTCGTGGGCATCGACCCGCGCGACGCCAACACCGCCCCGCTCTCCGACTCGATCATCGTGGCGCACATCCCGGCGGGGCTGAAGGAGGCGTACCTCTTCTCCATCCCGCGCGACCTGCTGGTGGAGATCCCGCCGTTCGCCAAGACCGGCTTCAACGGCGGCACCGCCAAGATCAACTCCGCGATGTCGTACGGCAGCTCGGTGGGTAACGGCAAGCACGACGTGGCGCAGGGGTTCGAACTGCTGGCCAAGACGGTCGGCCGGCTCACCGGTATCCAGGAGTTCGACGCCGGGGCGATCATCAACTTCGGCGGCTTCAAGAAGATCGTCGAGGCCATGGGTGGCGTCACCATGACGATCGACCAGGACATCAAGTCCGAGCACCTGCAGCCCGACGGCAAGCCCCGCCCGCGCTACCCCAGCTGCGCCAACAACCAGTGCGCCCACCCGTACTACGGCCCACAGGCGCAGTACCCGAAGGGCACCCACCACCTGGAGGCCTGGCAGGCCCTCGACGTCGTCCGCCAGCGTTACGGCCTCAAGCGCGGCGACTACGACCGCCAGATAAACCAGCAGAAGTTCATCAAGGCGATGGCGAAGCAGGCGCTCAGCCAGAAGGTCGTGACGAACCCCGCCAAACTGGACGGCATCCTGCGCGCTGCCGGCGAGTCCCTGATCTTCGACGGCCAGGGCCACAACGTGGTCGACTGGGGGCTCGCGCTGCGCGGCGTCAACAGCGAGAACATGACGCTGGTCAGGCTGCCGGGGCACTCGGTCTTCAGTGGCACCGGCAAGAACCGGGACTACCAGGGTGAGGCGCTGGACCCGAGCGCGCAGGAGTTCTTCGCCGCGGTCCGGGACGACACGATCACGACGTTCATGGTCAACCATCCGGAATTCATCAACCGCAACTCCTGA
- the atpD gene encoding F0F1 ATP synthase subunit beta, whose translation MTAVAEPTKAETGVGRVVRVIGPVVDAEFPRDAMPEIFNALHVEVTLSEGTKKLTLEVAQHLGDNVIRAISMQPTDGLIRGAEVSDTGAPISVPVGDVTKGHVFNALGEVLNADPKTLQVTERWPIHRKPPAFAELEPKTEMLETGIKVLDLLAPYVRGGKIGLFGGAGVGKTVLIQEMIIRVARNFGGTSVFAGVGERTREGNDLILEMGESNVLDKTSLVFGQMDEPPGTRLRVALSALTMAEYFRDVQNQEVLLFIDNIFRFTQAGSEVSTLLGRMPSAVGYQPTLADEMGELQERITSVRGKAITSLQAIYVPADDYTDPAPATTFAHLDATTNLERSISDKGIYPAVDPLASSSRILAPEYVGAEHYAVAREVQRILQKYKDLQDIIAILGMDELSEEDKVTVQRARRIERFLSQNTYAAEQFTGVAGSTVPLKETIEAFKKISEGEYDTFPEQAFFMCGGLEDLERNAHELMKG comes from the coding sequence ATGACTGCTGTAGCTGAGCCCACTAAGGCGGAGACCGGCGTCGGCCGCGTCGTCCGGGTCATCGGCCCGGTCGTCGACGCCGAGTTCCCGCGCGACGCCATGCCGGAAATCTTCAACGCGCTGCACGTCGAGGTGACCCTCTCCGAGGGCACCAAGAAGCTGACCCTGGAGGTCGCCCAGCACCTGGGTGACAACGTGATCCGGGCGATCTCGATGCAGCCGACCGACGGCCTGATCCGTGGCGCCGAGGTGTCCGACACCGGTGCCCCGATCTCGGTGCCGGTCGGTGACGTGACCAAGGGCCACGTCTTCAACGCCCTCGGCGAGGTGCTCAACGCCGACCCGAAGACGCTGCAGGTCACCGAGCGCTGGCCGATCCACCGCAAGCCCCCGGCGTTCGCCGAGCTGGAGCCGAAGACCGAGATGCTGGAGACCGGCATCAAGGTGCTCGACCTGCTGGCGCCGTACGTGCGCGGTGGCAAGATCGGCCTGTTCGGCGGCGCGGGCGTGGGCAAGACGGTGCTCATCCAGGAGATGATCATCCGGGTCGCCCGGAACTTCGGCGGTACGTCGGTGTTCGCGGGCGTCGGTGAGCGCACCCGTGAGGGCAACGACCTCATCCTTGAGATGGGCGAGAGCAACGTTCTCGACAAGACCTCGCTGGTCTTCGGTCAGATGGACGAGCCGCCGGGCACCCGACTGCGCGTCGCCCTGTCCGCCCTGACCATGGCGGAGTACTTCCGGGACGTGCAGAACCAGGAGGTGCTGCTCTTCATCGACAACATCTTCCGGTTCACCCAGGCCGGTTCCGAGGTGTCCACGCTGCTCGGCCGTATGCCGTCCGCGGTGGGTTACCAGCCCACCCTGGCCGACGAGATGGGTGAGCTGCAGGAGCGCATCACCTCGGTCCGGGGCAAGGCGATCACCTCGCTGCAGGCGATCTACGTGCCCGCCGACGACTACACCGACCCGGCGCCGGCCACCACGTTCGCCCACCTGGACGCGACCACCAACCTGGAGCGGTCCATCTCCGACAAGGGCATCTACCCGGCCGTGGACCCGCTGGCCTCCAGCTCGCGGATCCTGGCCCCGGAGTACGTCGGTGCCGAGCACTACGCGGTCGCCCGTGAGGTGCAGCGGATCCTGCAGAAGTACAAGGACCTGCAGGACATCATCGCCATCCTCGGTATGGACGAGCTCAGCGAAGAGGACAAGGTCACGGTGCAGCGGGCCCGCCGCATCGAGCGCTTCCTGTCGCAGAACACGTACGCGGCCGAGCAGTTCACCGGCGTCGCGGGCTCGACGGTTCCGCTGAAGGAGACCATCGAGGCCTTCAAGAAGATCAGCGAGGGGGAGTACGACACCTTCCCCGAGCAGGCGTTCTTCATGTGCGGTGGCCTCGAGGACCTCGAGCGCAACGCGCACGAGCTGATGAAGGGCTGA
- the atpA gene encoding F0F1 ATP synthase subunit alpha, translated as MAELTISSDEIRGALERYVSSYTPEVSREEVGIVSDAGDGIAHVEGLPSTMANELLEFEDGTLGVALNLDVREIGAVVLGDFAGIEEGQQVKRTGRVLSVPVGDAFLGRVVDALGNPIDDRGEIANESFRELELQAPNVMARQPVKEPMQTGIKAIDAMTPIGRGQRQLIIGDRKTGKTTVALDTIINQRANWESGDPKKQVRCIYVAIGQKATTIASVKGTLEENGAMEYTTIVAAPASDPAGFKYIAPYTGSAIGQHWMYNGKHVLIVFDDLTKQAEAYRAVSLLLRRPPGREAYPGDVFYLHSRLLERCAKLSDDLGAGSMTGLPIIETKANDISAYIPTNVISITDGQIFLESDLFASGVRPAINVGTSVSRVGGSAQVKGMKRVSGRLRLDLAQFRELEAFSAFASDLDKASRAQLEKGVRLVELLKQPQYSPYSVTDQTIVIWAGTTGQLDDIPVGDVRRFEGELLQWLKRHRKETYTAIESSNNLTDEQVESLQSGVDEFKPLFKQGDTGLKLHEAPAEALAEGSESRETVTREVRGKTDAS; from the coding sequence ATGGCCGAGCTGACCATCTCCTCGGACGAGATCCGGGGGGCGCTTGAGCGCTACGTCTCGTCCTACACGCCCGAGGTCTCCCGTGAGGAGGTCGGCATCGTTTCGGATGCGGGCGACGGCATCGCGCACGTCGAGGGCCTGCCCTCGACCATGGCGAACGAACTGCTCGAATTCGAGGACGGCACGCTGGGTGTCGCCCTGAACCTCGATGTCCGCGAGATCGGCGCCGTGGTCCTGGGTGACTTCGCGGGCATCGAGGAGGGGCAGCAGGTCAAGCGGACCGGTCGCGTCCTCTCGGTCCCGGTCGGCGACGCGTTCCTGGGCCGCGTCGTCGACGCGCTGGGCAACCCGATCGACGACCGCGGCGAGATCGCCAACGAGAGCTTCCGCGAGCTGGAGCTGCAGGCACCGAACGTCATGGCCCGCCAGCCGGTGAAGGAGCCGATGCAGACCGGCATCAAGGCGATCGACGCCATGACGCCGATCGGCCGCGGCCAGCGCCAGCTGATCATCGGTGACCGTAAGACGGGCAAGACCACGGTCGCGCTCGACACGATCATCAACCAGCGCGCCAACTGGGAGTCCGGCGACCCGAAGAAGCAGGTCCGCTGCATCTACGTGGCGATCGGCCAGAAGGCCACCACCATCGCGTCCGTGAAGGGCACGCTGGAGGAGAACGGCGCGATGGAGTACACCACCATCGTCGCCGCCCCGGCCAGCGACCCGGCCGGCTTCAAGTACATCGCCCCGTACACCGGCTCGGCCATCGGCCAGCACTGGATGTACAACGGCAAGCACGTGCTGATCGTCTTCGACGACCTGACCAAGCAGGCCGAGGCGTACCGCGCGGTGTCGCTGCTGCTGCGCCGCCCGCCGGGCCGCGAGGCGTACCCGGGTGACGTCTTCTACCTGCACTCCCGGCTGCTGGAGCGCTGCGCGAAGCTCTCCGACGACCTGGGCGCGGGCTCGATGACCGGTCTGCCGATCATCGAGACGAAGGCCAACGACATCTCGGCCTACATCCCGACCAACGTCATCTCGATCACCGACGGCCAGATCTTCCTCGAGTCGGACCTGTTCGCCTCGGGTGTGCGCCCGGCCATCAACGTCGGCACCTCGGTCTCCCGGGTCGGCGGTTCCGCGCAGGTCAAGGGCATGAAGCGGGTCTCCGGCCGGCTCCGCCTCGACCTGGCCCAGTTCCGTGAGCTGGAGGCGTTCTCCGCCTTCGCGTCCGACCTGGACAAGGCGTCGCGGGCCCAGCTCGAAAAGGGCGTACGCCTGGTCGAGCTGCTCAAGCAGCCGCAGTACTCGCCGTACTCGGTCACCGACCAGACCATCGTCATCTGGGCCGGCACCACGGGCCAGCTCGACGACATCCCGGTCGGCGACGTGCGGCGCTTCGAGGGCGAGCTGCTGCAGTGGCTCAAGCGCCACCGCAAGGAGACGTACACGGCGATCGAGTCCTCGAACAACCTCACCGACGAGCAGGTCGAGAGCCTGCAGTCCGGGGTGGACGAGTTCAAGCCGCTGTTCAAGCAGGGTGACACGGGCCTGAAGCTGCACGAGGCTCCGGCCGAGGCGCTGGCCGAGGGTTCCGAGTCGCGCGAGACCGTGACCCGCGAGGTCCGCGGCAAGACGGACGCGAGCTAG